A part of Corynebacterium afermentans subsp. lipophilum genomic DNA contains:
- a CDS encoding pyridoxal phosphate-dependent aminotransferase, translating into MSEPLQKHRHFDQADKLKNVFYDIRGPVTATAEKMERDGHTILKLNTGNPAVFGFEAPDVIMRDMIANLPTSQGYTTSKGITSARRAVVTRYEMIDGFPPFDIDDVYLGNGVSELISMTTQALLNDGDEILIPAPDYPLWTAASTLAGGKVVHYMCDEEDDWNPSLEDIREKVTDRTKAIVVINPNNPTGAVYSREVLEGIADIAREHELMVLSDEIYDRVLYDGASHISMAEIAPDLVCITFNGLSKAYRVCGYRAGWMVITGPKRRAKGFIEGLNLLSGTRLCANVPGQHAIQVALGGRQSIYELTAEGGRLHKQRDVAVRKLREIPGVSVVEPKGALYCFPKIDAEMYNIHDDERFMLDLLKSEKILMVQGTGFNYPTPDHFRVVTLPWASQLENAIERLGNFLVDYHQH; encoded by the coding sequence ATGAGTGAGCCACTGCAAAAGCACCGTCATTTCGACCAAGCGGACAAGCTGAAGAACGTCTTTTACGACATCCGCGGGCCGGTGACCGCCACCGCGGAGAAGATGGAGCGCGACGGCCACACCATCCTGAAACTCAACACCGGCAACCCCGCGGTTTTCGGTTTCGAGGCGCCGGACGTGATCATGCGCGACATGATTGCCAACCTGCCCACCTCCCAGGGCTACACCACCTCCAAGGGCATCACCTCCGCCCGCCGCGCGGTGGTCACGCGCTACGAGATGATCGACGGCTTCCCACCCTTCGACATCGACGACGTCTACCTGGGCAACGGCGTGTCCGAGCTGATCAGCATGACCACCCAGGCGCTGCTCAACGACGGCGACGAAATCCTGATCCCCGCCCCCGACTACCCGCTGTGGACCGCCGCGTCCACGCTCGCCGGCGGCAAAGTCGTGCACTACATGTGCGACGAAGAGGACGATTGGAACCCCTCGCTCGAGGACATCCGGGAGAAAGTCACCGACCGCACCAAAGCCATCGTGGTGATCAACCCCAACAACCCAACCGGCGCCGTGTACTCGCGCGAGGTGCTCGAAGGCATCGCCGACATCGCGCGCGAACACGAGCTCATGGTGCTTTCCGACGAGATCTACGATCGCGTGCTTTACGACGGAGCTTCGCACATCTCCATGGCAGAAATCGCGCCGGATCTTGTGTGCATCACCTTCAACGGCCTGTCCAAGGCGTACCGGGTGTGCGGCTACCGCGCCGGCTGGATGGTTATCACGGGCCCGAAGCGCCGCGCCAAGGGCTTCATCGAGGGCCTGAATCTGCTGTCGGGCACGCGCCTGTGCGCAAACGTACCCGGCCAGCACGCCATCCAGGTGGCTCTGGGTGGCCGGCAGTCCATCTACGAGCTCACCGCTGAGGGCGGGCGCCTGCACAAGCAGCGCGACGTCGCAGTGCGGAAGCTCCGCGAGATCCCCGGTGTGTCCGTGGTGGAACCGAAGGGTGCGCTGTACTGCTTCCCCAAGATCGACGCGGAGATGTACAACATCCACGACGACGAAAGGTTCATGCTGGACCTGCTCAAATCCGAAAAGATCCTCATGGTCCAAGGCACCGGCTTCAACTACCCCACCCCGGACCACTTCCGCGTGGTCACGCTGCCGTGGGCGTCGCAGTTGGAAAACGCCATCGAGCGCCTGGGCAACTTCCTGGTGGACTACCACCAGCACTAG
- a CDS encoding UDP-glucose dehydrogenase family protein, giving the protein MRMTVIGTGYLGATHAACMAELGHEVLGVDVDETKIEALKNSKVPFYEPGLPEVLERNIEAGRLGFTTSYAEAAAFANVHFIGVGTPQQRGSYAADTRYVEAVIDDLVPQLEGEHLILGKSTVPVGTAAALQERADTLAAEHGNKASVEIAWNPEFLREGYAVKDTIEPDRIVLGHRAENSRAEEIAREIYATPLENDTPFIVTDLQTAELVKVSANAFLATKISFINAVSEVCENVGADVTQLADAIGYDDRIGRKFLGAGLGFGGGCLPKDIRAFMARAGEVGADQALTFLREVDAINMRRRQRVIDLAREELGSVIGRNITVLGAAFKPNSDDVRDSPALAVAGQLSLAGASVRVYDPQGMDNARKVFPTLDYAVSLEDALRGAELVILATEWQEFKEMDPQWAAELVDKQLLIDGRNVLDAQQWQQAGWQMRALGRSL; this is encoded by the coding sequence ATGCGGATGACTGTGATTGGCACTGGTTACCTCGGGGCGACGCACGCTGCGTGCATGGCTGAACTCGGCCACGAGGTGCTGGGGGTAGACGTTGACGAAACCAAGATCGAGGCGCTGAAGAACTCCAAGGTGCCGTTCTACGAGCCGGGCTTGCCCGAGGTGCTCGAGCGCAACATCGAAGCAGGCCGACTTGGCTTTACGACGAGCTACGCCGAGGCCGCCGCGTTCGCGAACGTGCACTTCATCGGTGTGGGCACCCCGCAGCAGCGCGGCTCCTACGCGGCGGACACCCGCTACGTCGAAGCCGTCATCGACGATCTGGTGCCCCAGCTCGAAGGCGAGCACCTGATCCTGGGTAAGTCCACCGTCCCGGTCGGCACTGCCGCCGCCCTGCAGGAGCGCGCCGACACACTCGCCGCCGAGCACGGCAACAAAGCCAGCGTCGAGATCGCGTGGAACCCGGAGTTCCTCCGCGAAGGCTACGCGGTCAAAGACACCATCGAGCCGGACCGGATCGTGCTAGGCCACCGCGCCGAGAACTCCCGCGCGGAGGAGATCGCCCGCGAGATCTACGCCACCCCGCTGGAAAACGACACCCCGTTCATCGTGACGGATTTGCAGACCGCGGAGCTGGTGAAAGTCTCCGCCAACGCCTTTTTGGCCACGAAGATCTCGTTTATCAACGCCGTAAGTGAGGTGTGTGAGAACGTCGGCGCGGACGTGACCCAGCTTGCGGACGCCATCGGCTACGACGACCGCATCGGCCGCAAGTTCCTCGGCGCCGGCCTGGGCTTCGGCGGCGGGTGCCTGCCCAAGGACATCCGCGCGTTCATGGCGCGCGCCGGCGAGGTCGGAGCCGACCAGGCGCTGACCTTCCTCCGCGAGGTGGACGCGATCAACATGCGTCGCCGCCAGCGCGTGATCGACCTGGCGCGCGAGGAGCTCGGCAGCGTTATCGGCCGCAACATCACCGTGCTCGGTGCCGCGTTCAAGCCGAACTCGGACGACGTGCGCGACTCGCCCGCGCTCGCCGTGGCCGGCCAGCTCTCGCTCGCCGGAGCAAGCGTGCGCGTCTACGACCCGCAGGGCATGGACAACGCCCGCAAGGTGTTCCCCACCCTCGACTACGCCGTCAGCCTCGAAGACGCCCTGCGCGGCGCGGAGCTGGTCATCCTCGCCACCGAATGGCAAGAGTTCAAGGAGATGGATCCGCAGTGGGCGGCGGAGCTCGTCGACAAGCAATTGCTTATCGACGGACGAAACGTCCTCGACGCCCAGCAGTGGCAGCAGGCGGGCTGGCAAATGCGCGCACTGGGGCGAAGCCTCTAG
- a CDS encoding FMN-binding glutamate synthase family protein: protein MMVRMSKEKRGTFAKGALGAAAAALGGVAIHDLTQTKYPVLRNYPVLGHMRYLLTDIGPELRQYFIERDWDGRPFNRDQRNAIYERAKGKQSETSFGTVQDVYDSNHEHLVHSIAPVEEPAEPPRALVGGKDCTKPYSISMLNVSSMSFGSLSKNAVRSLNKGAAMGGFAHNTGEGGISPYHQENGGDLVWQMGTGYFGARTEDGDFDPAKFRDKAQDDQVKMVELKLSQGAKPGIGGVLPADKITKEVSEIRGVPMGVDCISPAAHRVFSTPVELIEFIAEMRELSGGKPAGFKMCVSSRREVLAICKAIRAVGTAPDFIVVDGSEGGTGAAPIDFEDHMGMPLTHGLMLMHNALVGTGLRDQIKIGASGKVAGGSDIVMRMIQGADYTNSARAMMMATGCIQAQRCHTGECPSGVATQDPRRNRAVVVEDKSKAVYNFQKTTVNTAVRLMASMGVSDPSELTPHMLRRSVSPTESRSYASIYEWLRPGQLLEDAPSIWAPDWKAASPDTFRPVA from the coding sequence ATGATGGTGCGCATGTCGAAGGAGAAGCGAGGAACATTCGCCAAGGGCGCCCTTGGCGCAGCAGCAGCGGCGCTGGGTGGTGTCGCCATTCACGACCTCACGCAGACCAAATACCCGGTTCTGCGAAACTACCCCGTGCTGGGGCACATGCGCTACCTGCTCACGGACATCGGTCCGGAGCTGCGCCAGTACTTCATCGAACGCGATTGGGACGGCCGTCCCTTCAACCGCGACCAGCGCAACGCCATCTACGAGCGCGCGAAGGGTAAGCAGAGTGAGACGTCGTTCGGCACCGTCCAGGACGTCTACGACTCCAACCACGAGCACCTCGTGCACTCCATCGCCCCGGTGGAGGAGCCTGCCGAGCCGCCCCGTGCGCTCGTGGGCGGCAAGGACTGCACCAAGCCGTACTCAATCTCCATGCTGAACGTGTCCTCGATGAGTTTCGGCTCGCTGTCCAAGAACGCCGTGCGCTCTCTGAATAAGGGTGCGGCCATGGGCGGGTTCGCGCACAACACCGGCGAGGGCGGCATCTCCCCGTACCACCAGGAAAACGGCGGCGACCTGGTCTGGCAAATGGGTACCGGCTACTTCGGCGCCCGCACCGAGGACGGCGACTTCGACCCAGCCAAGTTCCGCGACAAGGCCCAGGACGACCAGGTCAAGATGGTGGAGCTGAAGCTCAGCCAGGGTGCCAAGCCCGGCATCGGCGGCGTGCTGCCGGCGGACAAGATCACCAAGGAAGTCTCCGAGATCCGTGGCGTGCCCATGGGCGTGGACTGCATTAGCCCGGCCGCGCACCGCGTGTTCAGCACCCCAGTCGAGCTCATCGAGTTCATTGCCGAGATGCGCGAGCTGTCCGGCGGCAAGCCGGCGGGGTTCAAGATGTGTGTCAGCAGCCGCCGGGAAGTGCTCGCCATTTGCAAAGCTATCCGCGCTGTCGGCACCGCGCCCGACTTCATCGTGGTGGACGGCTCCGAAGGCGGCACCGGCGCCGCGCCCATCGACTTCGAGGACCACATGGGCATGCCGCTGACCCACGGCCTGATGCTGATGCACAACGCGCTCGTGGGCACCGGGCTCCGCGACCAGATCAAGATCGGCGCCTCCGGCAAAGTCGCGGGCGGCTCCGACATCGTCATGCGCATGATCCAGGGCGCGGACTACACCAACTCCGCCCGCGCCATGATGATGGCCACCGGCTGCATCCAGGCTCAGCGCTGCCACACCGGCGAGTGCCCCTCTGGCGTGGCCACCCAGGACCCGCGCCGCAACCGCGCAGTTGTGGTGGAGGACAAATCCAAGGCGGTCTACAACTTCCAGAAGACCACCGTCAACACCGCCGTGCGCCTCATGGCGTCCATGGGTGTCTCCGACCCGTCCGAGCTCACCCCGCACATGCTGCGCCGCAGCGTCTCGCCGACCGAGTCGCGCTCCTACGCCTCGATCTACGAGTGGCTGCGCCCGGGGCAACTGCTTGAAGACGCCCCTTCGATCTGGGCCCCCGACTGGAAGGCCGCCTCCCCGGACACTTTCCGCCCGGTGGCTTAA
- a CDS encoding substrate-binding domain-containing protein: protein MRKQLTAAAALAAVAALAVGCGNDTAPGEDAIKVTGSSTVEPITSYMANRYDFDVDIDAVGSTDGFEVFCAGDADINDASVAIPGAGADVDYQKQCADAGVNFIELPIALDAITLVKHRDNDWAQDLSIQQLHDIWAKDSSVTKWSDIDPSWPDEEITLYGRPDGSGTLGVFEQLVLDGDEIRDDYESTDDIQELSKWVSEDVNGLSFMGIGNYLATEDPTRNRIDNVLVDGVAPSVDEAKSGNYPLSRPLFIYVNEDSAKRDDVNEFVTTYLDKVEAVLPRVYFYQLQEDEYDKAKKRYEDRETGADERWQ from the coding sequence ATGCGTAAACAACTCACCGCGGCTGCTGCTTTGGCCGCCGTCGCTGCCCTTGCCGTCGGCTGCGGCAACGACACCGCCCCGGGCGAGGACGCCATCAAGGTCACCGGCTCCTCCACCGTCGAGCCGATCACCAGCTACATGGCCAACCGCTACGACTTCGACGTGGACATCGACGCGGTCGGCTCCACCGACGGCTTCGAGGTGTTCTGCGCCGGCGACGCCGACATCAACGACGCCTCCGTGGCCATCCCCGGTGCCGGCGCGGACGTGGACTACCAGAAGCAGTGCGCCGATGCCGGCGTGAACTTCATCGAGCTGCCCATCGCTTTGGACGCCATCACGCTAGTCAAGCACCGCGACAACGACTGGGCCCAGGACCTGTCCATCCAGCAGCTGCACGACATCTGGGCGAAGGACTCTTCCGTGACCAAGTGGTCGGACATCGACCCGTCCTGGCCGGACGAGGAAATCACTCTCTACGGCCGCCCGGACGGCTCAGGCACCCTGGGCGTGTTCGAGCAGCTCGTGCTCGACGGCGACGAGATCCGCGACGACTACGAGTCCACCGACGACATCCAGGAGCTGTCCAAGTGGGTCTCCGAGGACGTCAACGGCTTGAGCTTCATGGGCATCGGCAACTACCTGGCCACCGAGGATCCGACACGCAACCGCATCGACAATGTGCTTGTCGACGGCGTGGCACCGAGCGTCGATGAAGCAAAGAGCGGCAACTACCCGCTGTCGCGCCCGCTGTTCATCTACGTCAACGAGGACTCCGCAAAGCGCGACGACGTCAACGAGTTCGTCACTACCTACCTGGACAAGGTTGAGGCCGTGCTGCCGCGCGTGTACTTCTACCAGCTGCAGGAAGACGAGTACGACAAGGCGAAGAAGCGCTACGAAGACCGCGAAACCGGCGCTGACGAGCGCTGGCAGTAG
- a CDS encoding Fic family protein, producing MDNYKNLKTVFHKSPDGQRAAEAEYISRFSSPAALHWDFTVGKHQLFAVLTAEIQSLLEQVWRTDLRISHKWSTLPGVAGSHYLTGLLIEEIKATNQIEGVHSTRQEIAEALTRPSTGPHKRFREMVAFYESLLNPNDRPEFPRTPASLRAEYDKLLAKEIDEADRPDGQLFRAGTVEIHDGMKGVHKAPLGEDNIEERMRTFLDTQQDETHVLINALVGHFMFEYTHPFYDGNGRMGRFLLAFKALEVLSPPTSMSLSHQFSLQRKKYYAAFVETENAMNYGEGTFFLKAILEMLIDAQNDLETSLDQKHSQLHSLQEVLSSVNRDEYERDLLFLAAQAFLFSPDLPFPLKEAVSAMGRSWNTVRPAAERLEAEGLIQSASKRPLTLELTSQGREYLRLSEY from the coding sequence ATGGACAACTACAAAAACCTGAAGACAGTGTTTCACAAATCCCCAGACGGCCAACGGGCTGCAGAGGCGGAGTACATCTCCCGATTTTCATCCCCAGCTGCGCTTCATTGGGACTTCACAGTAGGCAAACATCAACTTTTCGCGGTACTAACTGCAGAGATTCAGTCGCTTTTGGAGCAGGTCTGGAGGACGGACCTCCGAATTTCCCACAAGTGGTCCACGCTCCCAGGCGTAGCAGGTAGCCACTACCTGACTGGCCTGCTCATTGAGGAAATCAAAGCGACCAATCAGATTGAGGGCGTGCATTCGACCCGTCAAGAAATTGCGGAAGCTCTAACCCGCCCCTCAACCGGACCGCATAAGCGTTTTCGCGAAATGGTTGCCTTCTACGAGTCGCTGCTTAACCCTAATGATCGACCAGAGTTCCCGCGGACTCCCGCATCCCTCCGCGCTGAATACGACAAGTTACTTGCGAAAGAAATCGATGAAGCGGATCGTCCCGACGGGCAATTGTTCCGAGCAGGAACAGTAGAGATTCACGATGGCATGAAGGGAGTTCACAAAGCTCCCCTCGGCGAAGACAACATTGAAGAGCGCATGCGGACGTTCCTAGACACCCAACAAGATGAAACCCATGTCCTTATCAACGCGCTCGTCGGCCACTTCATGTTTGAGTACACTCACCCGTTTTACGACGGTAACGGCCGTATGGGACGCTTTCTTCTCGCATTCAAGGCCCTCGAGGTCCTTTCTCCACCGACCTCGATGTCCCTCTCTCACCAGTTCTCGCTCCAGAGGAAGAAGTACTACGCGGCTTTCGTAGAGACGGAAAACGCGATGAACTACGGGGAGGGAACTTTCTTCCTCAAAGCCATTCTCGAGATGCTGATCGATGCTCAGAATGACTTGGAGACATCACTGGATCAAAAGCATTCCCAGTTACATAGTTTGCAGGAGGTTTTATCCTCGGTAAATCGAGACGAATACGAACGCGACTTACTTTTCTTAGCCGCGCAGGCATTTCTTTTTAGTCCGGATCTCCCCTTCCCCCTCAAAGAAGCAGTTTCAGCAATGGGGCGCTCTTGGAACACCGTCCGCCCCGCAGCAGAACGCCTGGAGGCGGAGGGCCTAATCCAATCCGCATCCAAGCGTCCGCTCACGCTCGAACTCACTTCTCAGGGCCGTGAATACTTGCGTTTGTCAGAGTACTGA
- a CDS encoding serine aminopeptidase domain-containing protein, translating to MKLSSAMMTLAAGYGAVRGLQNRPAMPFNDRNFQPEHPTPVIYIHGINSRTAAFEMNAHRLREQGFWVWGYDYGDMIAPGFFGTGDLNSIVGDVEEHVDRVLRKTGAEQVDIVAHSQGALMTKLFISRGGAAKVRRVVAMGGNFHGTDFRGLAGRMGEIASKHPHLTALLAPGAAQQLAGSAWLREFASGPDTVPGIVYTSIYSPADTVVTPASASMLQAAPGADVANIDSGQWYDGYAPYHALMPRDPLYAELTAWGLLRDVGDHVPPASFD from the coding sequence ATGAAACTGAGCAGCGCGATGATGACACTGGCGGCCGGGTACGGGGCGGTGCGCGGGCTGCAAAACCGGCCGGCGATGCCGTTCAACGACCGGAATTTTCAGCCCGAGCACCCCACGCCGGTGATATACATACACGGTATTAACTCCCGCACCGCGGCGTTTGAGATGAACGCACATAGGCTGCGCGAGCAGGGGTTTTGGGTGTGGGGGTACGACTACGGCGACATGATTGCGCCGGGGTTCTTCGGCACCGGCGACCTCAACTCCATCGTCGGCGACGTGGAGGAACACGTGGACCGCGTACTGCGGAAAACCGGCGCGGAGCAGGTGGATATTGTGGCGCACTCGCAAGGCGCGCTGATGACCAAGCTGTTCATCTCGCGCGGGGGCGCGGCGAAAGTGCGGCGCGTGGTGGCGATGGGCGGCAACTTCCACGGCACCGACTTCCGCGGGCTAGCCGGACGGATGGGCGAGATCGCCTCGAAGCACCCGCACCTCACCGCACTGCTCGCCCCGGGGGCGGCGCAGCAGCTCGCAGGTTCTGCCTGGTTGCGCGAGTTCGCGAGCGGCCCGGACACCGTGCCGGGAATCGTGTACACCTCCATTTACTCGCCGGCGGACACCGTGGTCACGCCGGCGTCCGCGTCGATGCTTCAGGCCGCGCCGGGGGCGGACGTGGCAAACATCGACTCCGGGCAGTGGTACGACGGCTACGCGCCCTACCACGCGCTCATGCCGCGCGATCCGCTCTACGCGGAGCTCACCGCTTGGGGGCTGCTGCGCGACGTGGGCGACCATGTGCCGCCCGCAAGTTTCGACTGA
- a CDS encoding DUF1707 SHOCT-like domain-containing protein encodes MSTPYGNFRIGDQERMDAMDTLGRALGEGRLNMGEFDDRCRQVAEAQVHADLEPILGDLPPQQQAGGAVDRQEVHPGDVFYSGREIMQARRSGKRMRAGVFWLGTVGAFGLTALHPIFLLLIPTLFILLYVMKVGPDSWYTPTLRQLEQQRRQEIKRRQLEIESAKAHQQAMMRVQRKDQFNQLTSDALDVAQNTINRFRKQ; translated from the coding sequence GTGAGCACCCCATACGGCAACTTCAGAATCGGCGACCAGGAGCGGATGGACGCCATGGACACCCTCGGCCGCGCACTCGGCGAGGGCCGGCTCAACATGGGCGAGTTCGACGACCGCTGCCGGCAAGTTGCCGAGGCGCAGGTCCACGCCGACCTGGAACCGATTCTCGGGGATTTGCCGCCGCAGCAGCAGGCCGGGGGCGCCGTCGATAGGCAAGAAGTGCACCCGGGCGACGTGTTTTACAGCGGCCGCGAGATCATGCAGGCGCGGCGCTCCGGCAAGCGCATGCGCGCGGGCGTGTTTTGGCTGGGCACGGTGGGCGCGTTCGGGCTCACCGCGCTCCACCCGATTTTTCTCCTGCTCATCCCCACCCTGTTCATCCTGCTGTACGTGATGAAGGTGGGCCCGGACTCCTGGTACACCCCCACCCTGCGGCAGCTGGAGCAGCAGCGCCGCCAGGAAATCAAACGCCGCCAGCTGGAAATCGAATCCGCGAAGGCACACCAGCAGGCCATGATGCGGGTGCAGCGCAAAGACCAGTTCAACCAGCTGACCTCGGACGCGCTCGATGTCGCACAAAACACGATAAACCGCTTCCGCAAACAGTAA
- a CDS encoding ABC-F family ATP-binding cassette domain-containing protein, with product MPISLNNVSLEWPNGASCFTGISAVFSSGLTCLIGDNGSGKTSLIKIILGELEPTRGSVESPANIGYLPQDLALKSDATVADVFGASEILKAIEAVEAGDFDPKLYEIIGDRWDAAADVTAALSAHGLDLDLSRTMETLSGGETVRVAIAAILQGNPDFIVLDEPTNNLDGDAKAQLIELLASTPVPSLVVSHDRDLLESATEIAELRNGKLRVFPGNFSAYLEALAREQEAAMREVRDTKSNHRKQLREREAMQTRIDRDARRGRKFAASKRKPGMAMGLDKDRSEKTAARRGSAHTDAVDSAWAAYNQAKEKVRDDRGVFIDLPGTELANSTRVLDIPGLAMVGPERVRVTGPNGSGKTTLLNSIARHEAGYVIEGAGYLRQRLTFPPEKTVLELVTEANPEVGPQYIRDRLAQLLFQNDTVHARVNELSGGEKFRVELARILLSKPAPRLLLLDEPTNNIDIATVDWLVSTLEAYEGAIILVSHDENFCGRVGLTREIPVEILRGAAAP from the coding sequence ATGCCTATTTCACTGAACAACGTTTCTCTCGAATGGCCGAACGGTGCGAGCTGTTTTACGGGAATTAGTGCCGTATTTTCAAGTGGTCTTACTTGTCTGATCGGTGATAATGGATCCGGAAAAACATCGCTGATCAAGATCATTCTTGGTGAACTTGAACCGACTAGAGGTTCGGTTGAATCCCCTGCGAATATTGGGTATCTCCCACAAGATCTGGCATTGAAATCAGATGCAACTGTGGCCGATGTTTTCGGGGCTTCTGAAATCCTGAAGGCTATTGAGGCAGTAGAAGCAGGGGATTTTGATCCGAAATTGTACGAAATAATCGGCGACCGTTGGGATGCGGCCGCTGATGTCACTGCCGCATTGTCCGCCCATGGTCTCGACTTGGACTTGAGCAGAACCATGGAAACTCTCTCCGGTGGTGAAACTGTCCGAGTCGCCATTGCCGCCATTCTGCAGGGTAACCCAGATTTTATTGTTCTGGATGAGCCCACTAACAATCTCGACGGCGATGCGAAAGCTCAGCTGATTGAGCTCCTCGCCTCGACCCCGGTTCCATCACTCGTTGTCAGCCACGACCGAGATCTACTGGAGTCTGCGACTGAAATCGCGGAGCTGCGCAACGGAAAACTGCGAGTGTTTCCCGGCAATTTCTCCGCTTACCTAGAAGCGCTGGCGCGGGAACAGGAAGCAGCGATGCGTGAGGTTCGGGACACGAAATCGAATCATCGCAAGCAATTGAGGGAACGCGAGGCAATGCAAACTCGTATTGACCGCGATGCGCGTCGTGGCAGGAAGTTTGCTGCCTCAAAACGCAAGCCCGGCATGGCGATGGGCTTGGATAAAGACAGATCCGAAAAGACTGCCGCACGGAGGGGATCAGCTCACACAGATGCCGTCGATAGCGCATGGGCCGCATACAACCAAGCAAAGGAAAAGGTTCGGGACGACCGGGGCGTTTTTATCGATTTACCTGGAACCGAGCTCGCAAACAGCACGCGCGTCTTGGACATTCCCGGCCTCGCAATGGTCGGGCCAGAGCGGGTGCGAGTTACGGGGCCGAACGGCAGTGGCAAGACCACCTTGCTCAATTCTATCGCCAGACATGAGGCAGGCTACGTCATCGAAGGAGCTGGCTACCTACGTCAACGACTGACATTTCCCCCAGAGAAGACAGTTCTGGAATTGGTAACGGAGGCGAACCCTGAGGTAGGTCCGCAGTACATTCGTGACCGGCTTGCACAGCTGCTGTTCCAAAACGATACGGTGCACGCGCGGGTAAACGAGTTGTCGGGTGGAGAGAAATTTCGAGTTGAGCTCGCCCGCATCTTGCTTTCCAAGCCTGCACCGAGGCTGCTACTTCTCGACGAACCCACTAACAACATCGACATTGCGACAGTGGATTGGCTCGTTTCAACCTTGGAGGCTTACGAAGGTGCCATCATTCTGGTCAGCCACGACGAGAACTTTTGCGGGCGAGTGGGACTCACCCGCGAAATCCCGGTCGAAATCCTGCGAGGGGCGGCAGCGCCCTAG
- the dcd gene encoding dCTP deaminase: protein MLLSDHDIRDAIDSGHLGIDPFDAELIQPSSIDVRIDKFFRVFNNSKYTHIDPKQEMPDLTTLVEVPDGDAFVLHPGEFVLASTLECFTLPADLAGRLEGKSSLGRLGLLTHSTAGFIDPGFSGHITLELSNVANLPIVLWPGMKVGQLALFNMTSPADTPYGSGKLGSKYQGQRGPTPSKAYLNFR from the coding sequence GTGTTGCTTTCAGATCACGACATCCGCGATGCCATTGACTCCGGCCACCTCGGTATCGACCCATTCGACGCCGAGCTTATTCAGCCGAGTTCGATCGATGTGCGCATTGACAAGTTCTTCCGCGTTTTCAACAACTCGAAGTACACGCACATCGACCCGAAGCAGGAGATGCCGGATCTGACCACGCTCGTTGAGGTGCCGGACGGCGACGCGTTTGTCTTGCACCCCGGCGAGTTCGTGCTCGCCTCCACCCTCGAGTGCTTCACGCTGCCCGCGGACCTGGCGGGCCGTCTCGAGGGTAAGTCCTCCCTGGGGCGCCTGGGTCTGCTCACGCACTCCACCGCAGGCTTCATCGACCCAGGTTTTTCCGGCCACATCACCTTGGAACTGTCCAACGTGGCCAACCTGCCCATCGTCCTATGGCCGGGCATGAAGGTCGGCCAGCTCGCGCTGTTCAACATGACCTCGCCCGCGGACACCCCGTACGGCTCCGGCAAGCTCGGCTCGAAATACCAGGGCCAGCGCGGCCCCACCCCATCGAAGGCGTACCTGAACTTCCGGTAG